Below is a window of Trichosurus vulpecula isolate mTriVul1 chromosome 4, mTriVul1.pri, whole genome shotgun sequence DNA.
TAAGAACATGGGGAGGCTTGGGATGACTGGGATAAGGGAACAATCTAGAATGAACTCTTAAAATTAGATCCTTGGACCataccccctactttcctattcCTGCCTGAAAAACTCACAGACTTGTTTGAGTAAGGTGTATTGATCTCATGCTGGACTTGGCAATGAATATAGTCGCTGGCATCTCGTGACAGGCTAAGCTGTAAACTGTATACACTTTCTAACACAATGTTCGGTGAAAGGGTgagaagtgcttagcatagcacctcTCTTTCCCTGACTATGTGACACACTTCCTTCCAGATGAGATCCGAAATGGCCCCTACAGACAACTCTTCCACCCAGAGCAGCTGATCACTGGTAAGGAGGATGCTGCTAACAACTATGCTCGTGGCCACTACACCATTGGCAAGGAGATCATTGACCCTGTGCTGGATCGAATCCGAAAACTGGTGAGTGCTTGGGAGGGTCTGGTGGTGACACAAGTTTCTTGTGAGCAATTTTCAGGGAAGAGTAGAAAAGTCCACATTCTCCAAAGCATGATGCTATATAGGTATGAGGTGTTAGATTCTTGGTCCCAGTGTCTCCTAGGATAAGCTTGGCTCCACTTCAGGATTCAGCCTCCGGTTTCTACCTAGGTGTGTGTTGACCACccttttttcttgcctttcaGTCTGACCAGTGTACGGGACTCCAAGGCTTTCTGGTATTCCATAGCTTTGGGGGTGGCACCGGCTCTGGCTTCACCTCCCTGTTGATGGAACGGCTCTCAGTTGACTATGGCAAGAAGTCCAAGCTAGAGTTCTCCATCTATCCAGCCCCCCAGGTTTCTACAGCTGTGGTAGAGCCCTATAACTCCATCCTGACTACCCACACCACCCTTGAGCACTCAGATTGTGCCTTCATGGTGGACAATGAGGCCATCTATGACATCTGTCGCCGAAATCTAGACATCGAACGTCCCACCTACACCAACCTCAACCGTCTCATCAGCCAAATTGTCTCCTCTATCACGGCATCTCTTCGTTTTGATGGTGCCCTTAATGTGGACCTCACAGAGTTCCAGACCAACTTGGTGCCCTACCCTCGAATCCATTTCCCCTTGGCAACCTATGCACCTGTCATCTCTGCTGAGAAGGCCTACCATGAGCAGCTCTCAGTATCCGAGATCACCAATGCCTGCTTTGAGCCAGCCAACCAGATGGTGAAGTGCGACCCTCGTCATGGCAAATACATGGCCTGCTGCCTCCTGTACCGTGGCGAT
It encodes the following:
- the TUBA4A gene encoding tubulin alpha-4A chain, whose product is MRECISVHVGQAGVQMGNACWELYCLEHGIQPDGQMPSDKTIGGGDDSFTTFFCETGAGKHVPRAVFVDLEPTVIDEIRNGPYRQLFHPEQLITGKEDAANNYARGHYTIGKEIIDPVLDRIRKLSDQCTGLQGFLVFHSFGGGTGSGFTSLLMERLSVDYGKKSKLEFSIYPAPQVSTAVVEPYNSILTTHTTLEHSDCAFMVDNEAIYDICRRNLDIERPTYTNLNRLISQIVSSITASLRFDGALNVDLTEFQTNLVPYPRIHFPLATYAPVISAEKAYHEQLSVSEITNACFEPANQMVKCDPRHGKYMACCLLYRGDVVPKDVNAAIAAIKTKRSIQFVDWCPTGFKVGINYQPPTVVPGGDLAKVQRAVCMLSNTTAIAEAWARLDHKFDLMYAKRAFVHWYVGEGMEEGEFSEAREDMAALEKDYEEVGIDSYEDEDEGEE